One region of Gilliamella sp. ESL0405 genomic DNA includes:
- a CDS encoding DUF421 domain-containing protein, which translates to MNYYDFLIIAVKLFVVFICIILFLKITGKTSLSQMSSIDFIGNMILGGIAGGIIYNPKLTIFDFLVVLLMWTTIMYVSNYLKKKSQNAKAFIVGNPIVLMDKGKIKLNEFAAVNLDMSSFAVLLRMKNIFTIHEVEKAILEPNGQLSVIKKGDKGIASIVLENEEPLDDVLKDLGKDEDWLKAKLAEQGYHSYEGLYCVEYYNGHLFIIPSDAVN; encoded by the coding sequence ATGAATTATTACGATTTTTTAATTATTGCAGTGAAATTATTTGTCGTGTTTATCTGTATCATTTTATTTCTTAAAATCACCGGTAAAACATCGTTATCTCAAATGTCCAGCATTGATTTTATCGGTAATATGATTTTGGGTGGTATTGCTGGCGGCATCATCTACAACCCTAAATTAACCATATTTGATTTTTTGGTTGTGCTACTGATGTGGACAACGATTATGTATGTTTCCAACTATTTAAAAAAGAAAAGTCAAAATGCCAAAGCCTTTATTGTCGGTAATCCCATAGTATTAATGGATAAAGGCAAAATTAAATTAAATGAATTTGCGGCGGTCAATTTAGACATGTCGAGTTTTGCCGTTTTATTAAGGATGAAAAACATATTTACCATACACGAAGTTGAAAAGGCGATTTTAGAGCCTAATGGGCAACTGTCGGTCATTAAAAAAGGCGATAAAGGGATAGCATCAATCGTGCTGGAAAACGAAGAGCCGTTAGATGATGTACTTAAAGATTTAGGAAAAGATGAAGATTGGCTAAAAGCAAAATTAGCTGAGCAAGGTTATCACAGTTATGAAGGGCTATACTGTGTTGAATACTATAATGGGCATCTATTTATAATTCCTAGCGATGCGGTTAATTAA
- the ispE gene encoding 4-(cytidine 5'-diphospho)-2-C-methyl-D-erythritol kinase — MKHWLSPAKLNLFLYITGRRADNYHNLQTLFQFIDYCDSLTFNVTACDEIKLLTPFDHVPADKNLITIAAQRLKNYSNRQELGVEISIDKKIPMGGGLGGASSNAATVLVALNHLWQLNLSTQTLMEIGGQIGADVPIFIYGHAAFAEGIGDQFQRVDIAEHWYLVSYPNIEVSTIEVFNDPKLTRDTPCRTIDELLSIPFDKLSNDCEKVVRQRYPNIDELIHYLSQFAPTRLTGTGACVFSQCQSKDHALALQAKLNNTMSVSSFIARSLNHSPLYQS; from the coding sequence ATGAAACACTGGTTGTCACCTGCTAAATTGAATTTATTTTTATATATCACTGGTCGTCGTGCTGATAATTACCATAATTTACAAACGCTGTTTCAATTTATTGATTATTGCGACAGCTTAACATTTAACGTTACGGCATGTGATGAGATCAAATTATTAACACCATTTGATCACGTCCCTGCCGATAAAAATTTAATTACCATTGCCGCACAGCGATTAAAAAATTATAGCAATCGGCAGGAATTAGGTGTCGAGATAAGTATTGATAAAAAAATACCAATGGGTGGCGGCCTTGGCGGTGCATCATCCAATGCAGCCACCGTGCTAGTTGCATTAAATCATTTATGGCAACTTAATCTATCAACACAAACATTAATGGAAATCGGGGGTCAAATTGGCGCTGATGTACCGATTTTTATTTATGGACATGCCGCTTTTGCCGAAGGAATTGGCGATCAGTTCCAACGTGTTGATATTGCCGAACATTGGTATTTAGTCAGTTACCCAAATATTGAAGTGTCAACGATAGAGGTATTCAACGATCCTAAGCTGACTCGTGATACACCTTGTCGAACGATTGATGAGCTTCTTTCAATACCCTTTGATAAACTCAGTAATGATTGTGAAAAAGTGGTACGTCAACGTTATCCCAACATTGATGAGTTAATCCATTACCTTTCACAATTTGCCCCTACCCGACTAACCGGCACAGGCGCATGTGTTTTTAGTCAATGCCAATCAAAAGATCATGCTTTGGCATTACAGGCTAAACTTAATAACACTATGTCGGTGAGTAGTTTTATTGCAAGGTCATTAAATCATTCGCCTTTGTACCAATCATGA
- the lolB gene encoding lipoprotein insertase outer membrane protein LolB encodes MFNKIKYVLVISLPLLITACQTTKYQTTASSQQQWQMHQQELKQITAFQVKGSIAHIGEKNRSYGRFLITQQSPNRYEIRLTTPIGTNILTLRAEPDYAQLTDSDGGRYDDRNVESLMRRVTNVNIPLESLHNWLKGYSDDPNADKLDNLGRLAATSFMQNNNKWALKITNYDTYTYHNKKIDLPATIELTHKDDLVRLKISNWTLQ; translated from the coding sequence ATGTTTAATAAAATAAAATATGTGCTTGTTATAAGCTTGCCATTGCTAATTACAGCTTGTCAAACGACCAAATATCAAACTACGGCATCATCACAGCAACAATGGCAGATGCATCAACAAGAACTTAAACAAATTACCGCTTTTCAAGTTAAAGGTAGCATAGCCCATATCGGCGAAAAAAACCGCAGCTATGGACGTTTCTTAATCACACAACAATCACCTAATCGTTACGAAATTAGATTAACCACACCGATTGGTACCAATATTTTAACGCTCAGAGCCGAGCCTGATTATGCTCAACTGACTGATAGTGACGGTGGACGTTATGATGATAGAAACGTTGAAAGTTTAATGAGAAGAGTGACCAACGTGAACATTCCGCTTGAGTCATTACACAATTGGTTGAAAGGTTATTCTGATGATCCAAATGCCGATAAATTAGATAATTTGGGTAGATTAGCCGCCACTTCATTTATGCAAAACAATAATAAATGGGCGCTTAAAATTACCAATTATGATACCTATACCTATCACAACAAAAAGATTGATTTACCGGCAACAATTGAACTTACCCATAAAGATGATCTTGTTCGCCTAAAAATCAGCAACTGGACTTTACAATAA
- the hemA gene encoding glutamyl-tRNA reductase, with protein sequence MSITILGVNHKTAPLALREKLAFPNELVEQALSSLYQHPLVEGCVILSTCNRTEIYLSYAHQTDYLRLKQSVENWLAQFHHFDISHYRDSFYWHEGQQAVEHLMSVACGIDSMIIGEPQILGQVKQAYHYSQQQNCLSVKLTKLFQSIFHVAKIVRSQTNIGANTASVAYAACLVARQLFTDTSSLNIMLVGAGETIELIARYLKPHNFNHIIVANRTVENALKLTTIVDAEMIALSDIAARLSEVDIVISSTASLSPIISQTMVKQALQARDYRQMLFIDLAVPRDIEATVNQLKPIHLYTIDDLQQTVENNLEQRAIAAQEAHAIIQQQAEVFLEWLKAREAVDYIVQYRRNAENIKRELELKARNAIKQGANIDEVFAEFSHRLTNKLIHAPTQTLLHAAAHDCDDCFKVLSKALGLKAH encoded by the coding sequence ATGTCAATTACAATATTAGGTGTTAATCATAAAACAGCGCCACTAGCTTTAAGGGAAAAATTGGCTTTTCCTAATGAATTAGTCGAACAAGCGTTATCTAGTCTTTACCAACATCCTTTAGTGGAAGGCTGTGTTATTTTATCGACTTGTAACCGAACTGAAATCTACTTAAGTTATGCGCATCAAACTGACTATTTACGGCTTAAACAGTCTGTTGAAAACTGGTTAGCGCAATTTCATCATTTTGATATCAGCCATTATCGAGATTCATTTTATTGGCATGAAGGGCAACAAGCCGTTGAACATTTAATGTCAGTTGCCTGTGGTATCGATTCGATGATTATTGGTGAGCCGCAGATTTTAGGTCAGGTTAAGCAAGCTTATCACTATTCGCAGCAACAAAATTGCTTATCGGTCAAATTAACTAAACTGTTTCAATCGATATTTCATGTTGCCAAAATTGTGCGTAGTCAAACCAATATTGGAGCCAATACCGCATCGGTTGCTTATGCTGCCTGTTTAGTTGCTCGCCAGTTATTTACTGATACCTCAAGCTTAAATATTATGCTGGTTGGAGCAGGGGAAACTATTGAGCTTATTGCCCGTTATTTAAAACCTCATAACTTCAATCATATCATTGTTGCTAATCGCACGGTTGAAAATGCATTAAAACTCACCACAATTGTTGATGCTGAGATGATTGCTTTATCGGATATTGCAGCTCGGCTAAGCGAGGTTGATATTGTTATTAGTTCGACAGCGAGCTTATCACCTATTATTAGTCAAACAATGGTTAAACAAGCATTACAGGCTCGAGATTATCGGCAGATGCTATTTATCGATTTGGCGGTGCCTCGTGATATAGAAGCGACAGTCAATCAACTCAAACCTATCCATCTTTATACTATTGATGATTTGCAACAAACGGTTGAGAATAATCTTGAACAACGTGCAATTGCCGCTCAAGAAGCCCACGCTATTATTCAACAGCAAGCGGAGGTTTTTCTTGAATGGTTAAAAGCCAGAGAAGCGGTTGATTATATCGTACAGTATCGACGTAATGCCGAAAATATTAAGCGAGAGTTAGAACTCAAGGCTCGTAACGCTATCAAACAGGGTGCGAATATCGATGAGGTATTTGCCGAATTTTCGCATCGATTAACCAATAAACTGATTCATGCGCCAACTCAAACGTTATTACACGCAGCTGCGCATGATTGTGATGATTGTTTTAAAGTACTCAGTAAAGCTTTAGGGTTAAAGGCGCATTAA
- a CDS encoding DUF1289 domain-containing protein, protein MDQIEFFDIQSPCKRVCETDKQGYCLTCYRSRAERFNWLKLSNSQKQDVLRLCKQRALRRRYLLIQQQRQQQSTSTTPQMELNF, encoded by the coding sequence TTGGATCAGATTGAGTTTTTTGATATTCAAAGCCCTTGTAAGCGTGTTTGTGAGACCGATAAGCAAGGCTATTGTTTAACCTGCTATCGATCAAGAGCAGAGCGTTTTAACTGGTTAAAGCTATCTAATAGTCAAAAACAAGACGTGTTACGTTTATGCAAACAGCGAGCATTAAGGCGTCGCTATTTGCTGATACAGCAACAACGCCAGCAACAATCCACATCTACGACGCCACAAATGGAGCTGAACTTTTAA
- a CDS encoding zinc ribbon domain-containing protein — protein MKMCIACGMPMTSIGDYPLHDISKNYCKHCAHQDGTMKTFDEKWQEVTLRYAKEHNIIYPVAKQTAYVILKKLPAWKRKW, from the coding sequence ATGAAAATGTGTATTGCCTGCGGTATGCCAATGACATCAATCGGCGATTATCCTTTACACGATATCTCCAAAAATTATTGTAAACATTGCGCTCATCAAGACGGGACGATGAAAACGTTTGATGAAAAATGGCAGGAAGTCACATTACGTTATGCAAAAGAGCACAATATTATTTATCCGGTGGCAAAACAGACCGCTTATGTCATTCTTAAAAAATTACCGGCATGGAAACGCAAATGGTAG
- a CDS encoding aldo/keto reductase yields MDYVKLGNTDIKVSRFCLGCMSFGDPASKMHAWTLNPDESETIIKHALDLGINFFDTANTYSAGTSEEYVGRAIKRNIQRDKVVLATKVYFNEGHLSKGAIEKEIEGSLKRLGTDYIDLYIIHRFDYSTPIEETMEALHKLVKAGKVRALGASAMYGYQFFNLQLAAEKNGWTKFVSMQNHYNLLYREDERELIPICKQFNVSLTPYSPLAAGRLARSQWHTDTLRSQTDQTAIAKYDGMESADIKIVQRVQELAEKHHVTMTQIALAWQFAKGVTSPIVGATKTQYLDDAVGALSVSLSDDEITYLEELYVAHPIVGAL; encoded by the coding sequence ATGGATTATGTAAAACTAGGCAATACCGATATTAAAGTTTCACGTTTTTGTTTGGGTTGCATGAGTTTTGGCGATCCAGCCAGTAAAATGCACGCTTGGACGCTCAATCCGGATGAGAGTGAAACAATTATTAAGCATGCACTTGATTTAGGCATTAATTTTTTTGATACCGCAAATACCTACTCGGCCGGCACCAGTGAAGAATATGTAGGTCGAGCAATTAAGAGAAATATTCAGCGAGATAAGGTGGTTTTAGCCACTAAAGTCTATTTTAATGAAGGTCATTTATCTAAGGGCGCGATTGAAAAAGAGATTGAAGGCTCGTTAAAAAGACTAGGTACCGATTATATTGATTTGTATATTATTCACCGTTTTGACTATAGTACGCCAATTGAAGAGACCATGGAAGCATTGCACAAGCTGGTTAAAGCCGGGAAAGTAAGAGCTTTAGGCGCATCCGCTATGTATGGCTATCAATTTTTTAATCTGCAACTTGCCGCTGAAAAAAACGGCTGGACCAAGTTTGTGTCGATGCAAAATCACTATAATTTATTATATCGTGAAGACGAGCGTGAATTGATTCCGATTTGTAAACAATTTAATGTTTCATTAACGCCGTATAGTCCTTTAGCTGCGGGTAGGTTGGCACGCTCGCAATGGCATACCGATACGTTACGTAGCCAAACAGATCAAACCGCTATCGCCAAATATGACGGAATGGAGAGCGCCGATATAAAAATTGTGCAAAGAGTGCAGGAACTTGCCGAAAAACATCATGTCACTATGACGCAAATTGCTTTAGCATGGCAATTTGCCAAAGGAGTGACGTCACCAATTGTTGGTGCCACAAAAACACAATATCTTGATGATGCTGTCGGAGCTTTGTCGGTATCATTATCCGATGACGAGATAACCTATCTTGAAGAGCTTTATGTAGCGCATCCAATTGTCGGCGCACTTTAA
- the dsdA gene encoding D-serine ammonia-lyase: MSQIDTKALVNDKPLVDKLIKLQPCSWFNPNITTLDIALPYVGLDQTDITDASERLKRFAPYLALAFPETAATQGIIESPVVEIANMKKAMEERYKTNFAGQLFLKKDSHLPISGSIKARGGIYEVLTHAEKLAIENGLLTKNDDYSKLFSDDFKQFFSQYSIAVGSTGNLGLSIGIMSAKLGFKVSVHMSADAREWKKQKLRSHGVNVVEYEQDYGVAVEQGRKAAQSDPKCFFIDDENSTTLFLGYSVAGERLKQQFDHMGIKVDKQHPLFVYLPCGVGGGPGGVAFGLKMAFGDNVHCIFAEPTHSPCMLLGVYTGLHDEIAVQDIGIDNLTAADGLAVGRASGFVGRAMERLLDGYYTLSDQDMYDLLALLDKTEHIQLEPSALAGMLGPIVVTSDAPYLERMQFTAEQLQNATHLVWATGGGMVPSEEMQKYLQAGRS; the protein is encoded by the coding sequence ATGAGTCAAATCGATACGAAAGCACTAGTTAATGATAAACCACTAGTAGATAAACTGATCAAACTTCAACCATGCAGTTGGTTCAATCCCAATATAACCACATTGGACATTGCCCTTCCTTACGTCGGGCTTGATCAAACGGATATTACCGATGCCAGCGAACGGCTAAAACGCTTTGCACCATATCTTGCTTTAGCGTTTCCGGAAACTGCAGCAACACAAGGGATTATTGAATCGCCAGTTGTTGAAATTGCCAATATGAAAAAAGCAATGGAAGAGCGTTATAAAACCAATTTTGCCGGTCAGCTATTTTTAAAGAAAGACAGCCATTTACCTATTTCGGGGTCGATTAAAGCACGAGGGGGCATTTATGAAGTGTTAACCCATGCTGAAAAATTGGCAATTGAAAATGGTTTACTCACTAAAAACGATGACTATAGCAAGTTGTTCTCTGATGATTTCAAACAGTTTTTTAGTCAATACAGTATTGCAGTCGGTTCAACCGGTAATCTTGGCTTATCTATTGGTATTATGAGTGCCAAATTAGGGTTTAAAGTCAGTGTTCATATGTCAGCCGATGCCCGTGAATGGAAAAAACAGAAATTACGTTCACACGGGGTTAACGTTGTCGAATATGAACAAGATTATGGCGTAGCTGTTGAACAAGGGCGAAAAGCGGCACAATCCGATCCTAAATGTTTCTTTATTGATGATGAAAATTCAACAACACTATTTTTAGGCTATTCGGTTGCCGGAGAACGATTAAAACAACAGTTCGATCATATGGGTATTAAAGTCGATAAACAGCATCCGTTATTTGTCTATCTGCCTTGTGGCGTTGGGGGTGGACCGGGCGGTGTTGCTTTTGGGCTAAAAATGGCATTTGGTGATAATGTTCATTGTATTTTTGCCGAACCAACCCACTCGCCTTGTATGCTATTAGGTGTCTATACCGGTCTGCACGATGAAATCGCGGTACAAGATATCGGCATTGATAATCTTACAGCAGCGGACGGCTTAGCAGTTGGACGAGCTTCAGGATTTGTCGGTAGAGCGATGGAACGTCTGTTAGACGGCTATTATACGCTGTCAGATCAGGACATGTATGATCTATTGGCATTACTTGATAAAACTGAACATATTCAACTTGAACCTTCAGCACTGGCCGGAATGTTAGGGCCAATTGTGGTAACAAGCGATGCGCCATACTTAGAGCGTATGCAATTTACCGCTGAACAGTTGCAAAATGCAACCCACCTTGTTTGGGCAACCGGCGGTGGAATGGTACCAAGTGAAGAGATGCAAAAATATTTGCAAGCGGGAAGAAGTTAA
- the dsdX gene encoding D-serine transporter DsdX, with amino-acid sequence MDSQFWVLGVLVTSILLIVISIVKCKLHPFLALLLSSFYVGALMGMKPLTMISSIQDGIGGTLGFLAAVIGLGTILGKMMEISGAAERIGITLQKCRWLSPDVIMVLVGLICGITLFVEVGVVLLIPLAFSIAKKTKTSLLLLAIPLCTALMAVHCIVPPHPAALYVTNALGADIGSVIIYGLIIGLIASLAGGPIFLRMIKNKIPFKAVPEQFSDLKVRTEEELPSLGATLFTVLLPIILMLIKTTAELNMDKTSTVYSILEFIGNPITAMFIAAFVAYYILGIKRHMSMATLLTKTEDCFSSIANILLIIGAGGAFNGILKASGLSDSLAGILSHLDMHPILLAWLVAIILHAAVGSATVAMMGATAIVSPMMAMYPGISPEIITLAIGSGAIGCTIVTDSLFWLVKQYCGATMSEIFKYYTTATFIASIVALIGTFVLSNFI; translated from the coding sequence ATGGATTCACAATTTTGGGTTTTAGGTGTTTTAGTAACAAGTATTTTGTTAATTGTAATTAGTATCGTCAAATGTAAACTTCATCCTTTTTTAGCTTTATTATTATCCAGTTTTTATGTGGGTGCTTTAATGGGAATGAAACCACTAACAATGATATCATCGATTCAAGATGGCATCGGTGGCACGCTGGGTTTTTTAGCTGCCGTCATCGGTTTAGGAACAATTTTAGGTAAAATGATGGAGATTTCCGGTGCCGCAGAGCGCATTGGGATCACCCTACAAAAATGCCGTTGGTTATCCCCTGATGTCATTATGGTGTTAGTCGGCTTGATCTGTGGTATCACTCTATTTGTTGAGGTTGGGGTTGTATTACTTATCCCGTTAGCATTCTCAATAGCTAAAAAAACCAAAACCTCGTTATTATTGTTAGCCATCCCTTTATGTACTGCGTTAATGGCAGTGCACTGCATTGTACCACCACACCCTGCTGCATTATATGTCACCAATGCATTAGGCGCCGATATTGGTAGTGTGATTATTTATGGTTTAATTATCGGATTAATTGCGTCATTAGCGGGCGGGCCGATTTTTTTACGAATGATTAAAAATAAAATTCCCTTCAAAGCTGTACCGGAACAATTTTCCGATTTAAAAGTGCGAACTGAAGAGGAGTTACCTTCATTAGGCGCAACCCTGTTTACCGTGTTACTGCCTATTATTCTAATGTTGATTAAAACCACTGCTGAATTAAATATGGACAAAACCAGCACCGTCTACTCCATACTTGAATTTATCGGTAATCCAATTACCGCTATGTTTATTGCTGCATTTGTCGCCTATTATATTCTAGGTATTAAGCGCCATATGAGCATGGCAACATTATTGACAAAAACAGAAGATTGTTTTTCATCTATTGCCAATATTCTGTTAATTATTGGGGCTGGCGGCGCATTTAATGGTATCTTAAAAGCCAGTGGATTAAGTGATAGTTTAGCGGGCATCTTATCACATCTGGATATGCACCCTATTTTATTAGCCTGGTTAGTCGCCATTATCTTACATGCCGCTGTAGGCTCAGCGACAGTTGCCATGATGGGGGCAACGGCTATTGTTTCGCCAATGATGGCGATGTATCCCGGTATCAGTCCGGAGATTATCACATTAGCTATTGGATCTGGCGCCATTGGTTGTACGATTGTCACTGACTCACTATTTTGGCTCGTCAAACAATATTGCGGAGCAACAATGAGCGAAATTTTCAAGTATTACACAACAGCCACCTTTATTGCATCAATTGTTGCACTAATAGGCACTTTCGTGTTATCTAATTTTATTTAA
- the dsdC gene encoding DNA-binding transcriptional regulator DsdC yields the protein MFDDDRIFTTNRLVSRYQLAKFHTFEAAARYCSFIQAADELCISPSAVSHQINKLEEELGFKLFIRSHRRIKLTNDGENLFNILKKSLAQLNKEILEIKSQELAGQLTIYARPTFAQGWLVPRISEFITKHPYITVNILTGNEMINFNQHRIDLAIYYDDLEHKDLNCYHLMHESITPVCSAKYAERYNLNDHFDNLKHCFLLHDYQAWGYDSNFDEWETWQRQFNLNYDFYSIPMMLFDRSDLALTAAMNHTGIAMGRHHIIKKYIESGELIIPFPDMVATCKQRYYIITGSNQRNPKIRAFIKWVKESMNRIN from the coding sequence ATGTTTGATGATGATCGCATTTTTACAACTAATCGATTGGTTTCACGTTATCAATTAGCAAAGTTTCACACTTTTGAAGCAGCCGCGCGTTACTGTTCTTTTATTCAAGCAGCTGATGAGTTATGTATTAGTCCGAGTGCTGTTAGTCATCAAATTAATAAGCTGGAGGAGGAGTTAGGATTTAAACTGTTTATTCGGTCACATCGGCGTATTAAATTAACCAATGACGGTGAAAATCTATTTAATATTCTAAAAAAATCTTTGGCTCAGTTAAATAAAGAGATTTTAGAAATCAAAAGTCAGGAGTTAGCCGGCCAATTAACGATTTATGCCAGACCGACTTTTGCTCAAGGTTGGCTGGTGCCTAGAATCTCAGAATTCATTACCAAACACCCGTATATCACGGTCAATATTTTAACAGGTAATGAAATGATTAATTTTAACCAGCATCGCATTGATCTGGCGATCTATTATGATGATTTAGAACATAAGGATTTAAATTGTTACCATTTAATGCATGAATCGATTACCCCTGTTTGTAGTGCAAAGTATGCAGAGAGATATAATTTAAATGATCACTTTGATAACCTTAAACACTGTTTTTTATTACACGATTATCAAGCATGGGGTTATGATTCAAACTTTGATGAATGGGAGACATGGCAGCGACAATTTAATCTAAATTATGATTTTTATTCAATTCCGATGATGTTATTTGACCGTTCTGATTTGGCGTTAACCGCAGCTATGAATCATACCGGTATTGCAATGGGGCGGCATCATATCATTAAAAAATACATTGAGTCGGGTGAATTGATTATCCCGTTCCCGGATATGGTTGCAACTTGCAAACAGCGTTACTATATTATTACCGGAAGTAACCAGCGTAATCCTAAAATAAGGGCTTTTATTAAATGGGTGAAAGAGAGTATGAATCGAATTAATTAG
- a CDS encoding MetQ/NlpA family ABC transporter substrate-binding protein, producing MKKYLYLPLFMMLGLSLIGCDRKSESEQANSADKKEIVVGLPPSMHNILMEKVVKPELEKKGYTVKLVNFSSLRDANTALVEGSIDMNAAQHQAYLDVYNKETNNDLVSLVHIPSISAALFSQTHRSVNEIAPNQTIAIPNDPSNTARALLLLQELNWIKLKPNTPTGTASLNDIAENKYNLQFKLLLSEIIPRTLGEVDYAIMPGGVAWLSKVPADNVLVQEKLSPNLELMVVVKKENLNTQWAKDVKQLYQSEALRKFINEDPEAKGRFIWPQG from the coding sequence ATGAAAAAATATCTCTATTTGCCATTGTTTATGATGTTAGGACTGTCTTTGATTGGTTGTGATCGTAAATCAGAATCGGAGCAAGCCAATAGCGCTGACAAAAAAGAAATCGTGGTAGGTTTGCCACCAAGTATGCATAACATTTTAATGGAAAAAGTCGTTAAACCGGAACTGGAAAAAAAGGGCTACACAGTTAAATTAGTTAATTTTAGTTCATTAAGAGATGCTAATACGGCGCTGGTTGAAGGAAGTATTGATATGAATGCCGCTCAGCATCAAGCTTATCTTGATGTCTACAATAAAGAGACAAATAATGATTTGGTTTCGTTAGTTCACATTCCTTCTATATCCGCAGCACTGTTTTCCCAAACACATCGTTCTGTCAATGAGATAGCCCCTAATCAAACAATTGCTATTCCTAATGATCCTTCTAATACTGCTCGGGCACTGTTATTACTGCAAGAGTTAAATTGGATCAAACTTAAGCCAAATACCCCAACCGGTACCGCCAGTCTGAATGATATTGCCGAAAATAAATACAATTTGCAGTTTAAACTTTTATTATCTGAAATTATTCCTCGTACCTTGGGTGAAGTGGATTATGCAATTATGCCGGGCGGTGTAGCATGGCTTAGCAAAGTGCCGGCTGATAATGTATTAGTTCAGGAAAAATTATCACCTAATCTGGAATTAATGGTGGTTGTTAAAAAAGAGAATCTCAATACCCAATGGGCAAAAGATGTTAAACAACTTTATCAATCTGAAGCACTAAGAAAGTTTATCAATGAAGATCCCGAAGCCAAAGGGCGTTTTATTTGGCCTCAAGGTTAA
- a CDS encoding endonuclease/exonuclease/phosphatase family protein: MIKSKLKMAALIGSLIFSTSTALAAIEDVKELKMISYNVYNGMKLDESEGKQKFIDWAKAQDADIIAWQEMNFFTREKLEKFAASYGHKYAVLLKESPDDPAFFPVAITSKYPIINVQKVVDNLWHGALYADIGNYHFVVTHMNPFWTAKRIDEMNLIIDSIKYSRDPNGKWIIAGDLNSFSPADKKEYDSSNLLNDIKEKQKKRPILENLVDGQLSYTVQQNLIDAGFIDALKIKNKDFIATAPTKVFYDQASTPLRYDYIYVSPKLKDDVMDVQVLKDEFTDNYSDHYPVQMIIKNTK, from the coding sequence ATGATTAAAAGCAAATTAAAAATGGCCGCACTGATTGGTAGTCTTATTTTCAGCACTTCAACCGCATTGGCTGCAATTGAAGATGTTAAAGAGCTCAAGATGATTAGCTATAATGTCTATAACGGCATGAAATTAGATGAATCAGAGGGTAAACAGAAGTTTATTGATTGGGCGAAAGCACAGGATGCCGATATAATCGCCTGGCAAGAGATGAACTTTTTTACCCGTGAAAAGCTCGAAAAATTTGCCGCCAGTTATGGGCATAAATATGCGGTTTTATTGAAAGAATCACCTGATGATCCTGCGTTTTTCCCGGTAGCTATTACTTCTAAATATCCGATAATTAATGTGCAAAAAGTTGTCGATAATTTATGGCATGGTGCGCTATATGCTGATATCGGTAATTACCATTTTGTTGTCACCCATATGAATCCTTTCTGGACGGCTAAAAGAATTGATGAGATGAATTTAATTATCGATTCAATTAAATATAGTCGTGATCCTAACGGTAAATGGATCATAGCAGGGGACTTAAATTCATTCTCGCCGGCAGATAAGAAAGAGTATGACTCAAGTAATTTACTTAATGATATTAAAGAAAAACAGAAAAAAAGACCTATCTTAGAAAACTTGGTTGACGGTCAGCTCAGTTATACTGTGCAACAAAATCTTATTGATGCAGGCTTTATTGATGCATTAAAAATAAAGAATAAAGATTTTATTGCCACTGCACCAACCAAAGTATTTTATGATCAAGCATCAACACCACTTCGCTATGATTATATTTATGTGTCACCGAAACTGAAAGATGATGTCATGGATGTTCAAGTTTTGAAAGATGAATTTACTGATAATTATTCCGATCACTATCCGGTGCAAATGATAATAAAAAATACTAAATAA